The following proteins are co-located in the Nocardia bhagyanarayanae genome:
- a CDS encoding UDP-glucose dehydrogenase family protein, translated as MGNRVGVVGAGYVGLTSAACLAHLGHHVVCVDNDEAKIAALRAGTVPIVEPDLPELVREGLAENRLFFTSDPGALHECEVVLLCLPTPMGAAGTADLGVVEDALETLTGVLPPECVLVTKSTVPVGTAARIPALFGLPAVVSNPEFLREGHAVHDFLHPDRVLIGADERDHEAADRVAALYAGTGAPVLRSDTASAELAKYASNAFLAVKLSFVNTLAELCEQVGADITKVTDAMGMDDRIGPAFLAPGPGWGGSCLPKDTRALLRAAEASGVDFAMVRDALRANDHQHAMVMRKIRRAVTGTVDGSLSGTRIGVLGLAFKAGTGDLRDSPAVAIARQLSHHDAEVTAYDPCVREAGAPALDGIRVVDDPYLVAKRAGAIVILTEWPEFRSLDWTRLAADVDRAVIVDTRNLLDERLLTGTGFTLLGTGTPGPQA; from the coding sequence ATGGGTAATCGCGTCGGTGTCGTCGGTGCCGGTTACGTGGGACTCACCAGTGCCGCTTGCCTGGCGCACCTCGGACACCATGTGGTCTGCGTCGACAACGACGAGGCCAAGATCGCGGCGCTGCGCGCGGGGACGGTCCCGATCGTCGAGCCCGATCTGCCCGAACTGGTTCGCGAAGGGCTCGCGGAGAACCGGCTCTTCTTCACCTCGGATCCGGGGGCGCTGCACGAATGCGAAGTGGTTCTGCTGTGTCTGCCGACTCCGATGGGCGCCGCCGGTACGGCCGACCTCGGTGTCGTCGAGGACGCGCTCGAGACCCTGACCGGGGTCCTGCCGCCGGAGTGCGTGCTCGTCACCAAGTCCACCGTTCCGGTGGGGACGGCGGCGCGGATTCCGGCGCTGTTCGGTCTCCCGGCGGTCGTCAGCAATCCCGAATTCCTCCGTGAGGGCCACGCGGTGCACGACTTCCTGCATCCAGACCGCGTCCTGATCGGTGCGGATGAGCGGGACCACGAAGCGGCCGATCGCGTCGCGGCGTTGTACGCCGGAACCGGCGCGCCGGTGCTGCGATCGGATACCGCCAGCGCGGAACTCGCCAAGTACGCGAGCAACGCGTTCCTCGCGGTCAAGCTCTCGTTCGTGAACACGCTCGCCGAACTGTGCGAGCAGGTCGGCGCCGACATCACCAAGGTCACCGACGCGATGGGCATGGACGATCGGATCGGCCCGGCCTTCCTCGCGCCCGGCCCAGGCTGGGGCGGCTCCTGCCTGCCCAAGGACACGCGCGCGCTGCTGCGGGCCGCGGAGGCCTCGGGCGTGGACTTCGCCATGGTCCGAGACGCGTTGCGCGCCAACGACCATCAGCACGCGATGGTGATGCGCAAGATCCGCCGCGCGGTCACCGGCACCGTCGACGGCTCGCTGTCGGGGACCAGGATCGGCGTGCTGGGCCTCGCGTTCAAGGCCGGGACGGGAGACCTGCGCGATTCCCCCGCCGTCGCGATCGCGCGGCAACTGTCCCATCACGACGCCGAGGTCACCGCGTACGACCCGTGTGTCCGGGAGGCGGGCGCACCCGCCCTCGACGGCATCCGCGTCGTGGACGACCCCTATCTGGTGGCGAAGCGCGCGGGCGCGATCGTCATCCTCACCGAGTGGCCCGAGTTCCGTTCGCTCGACTGGACCCGCCTCGCGGCCGACGTCGACCGAGCCGTCATCGTGGACACCCGAAACCTGCTCGACGAGCGACTGCTCACCGGCACCGGCTTCACCTTGCTCGGCACCGGCACCCCTGGCCCTCAGGCGTAG
- the ligA gene encoding NAD-dependent DNA ligase LigA has product METGERIQELADRIVALRDAYYQGSPLVADAEYDALEDELRDLIAAHPDLAPDPNPLEQVGAPAVLHAPVRHSRPMLSLEKATKPEQVAAFFDRFPGQPVVVMPKLDGLSLALIFDDGRLVRAVTRGDGTTGDDVTVLVRALVDGVPEQIGLSGRVEVRGEAVMLRSTFLAYNTAHPDKPLINPRNAAAGTLRAKDPATVAERRLQFFGFDLDTPADAAAVDLEEALAALGITGAQMRHCADAEQAQAAITAIERTRNELDYDLDGAVLRLADRDAYAAAGTRSNSPRGALAFKFAAEEKTTVLADVVWDVGKTGKIVPVAWLEPVFVGGTTVTKATLANQEVIRARDIKIGDTVLVRRAGDVIPFVAGVLDASKRTGEEREIVPPTTCPSCAQPVTEQGNSRELFCTNASCPAQTVRRLIHWASRAAADIDAIGPVWIERLAEAGILESPADFYTLTKERLLEFDRIGEVSAGRMIDSIDASRRVGLRRALIGLAIPMASDGTAARLARAGFGSLEEVADAGEERLVAVEDIGPKVAASLVEHLTRLRPELERLRAAGVSLDVREEDLPPVVAAGAPLEGKAVVITGAISDPRSGEKVARPTFQRLCEKAGATVASSVSANTDLLVTGAGVGESKLAKAEKLGVEVVGQGEIWNLLIAANVV; this is encoded by the coding sequence GTGGAAACTGGGGAACGTATCCAAGAGCTCGCGGACCGCATCGTGGCGCTGCGCGACGCCTACTATCAGGGTTCGCCGCTGGTCGCGGACGCCGAGTACGACGCGCTCGAGGACGAGCTCCGTGACCTGATCGCGGCGCACCCCGACCTCGCGCCCGACCCGAATCCGCTGGAGCAGGTCGGCGCGCCCGCGGTGCTGCACGCGCCGGTCCGGCACTCGCGTCCGATGCTGTCACTCGAGAAGGCGACCAAGCCGGAGCAGGTCGCGGCGTTCTTCGACCGTTTCCCCGGCCAGCCGGTGGTGGTGATGCCGAAGCTCGACGGCTTGTCCCTGGCCCTGATCTTCGACGACGGGCGGTTGGTGCGTGCCGTGACCCGGGGTGATGGCACCACCGGCGACGACGTCACCGTCCTGGTCCGCGCGTTGGTCGATGGCGTCCCCGAACAGATCGGCCTCTCGGGACGGGTGGAGGTCCGCGGCGAGGCGGTGATGCTGCGTTCGACCTTCCTCGCCTACAACACCGCGCATCCGGACAAGCCGCTGATCAATCCGCGCAACGCCGCCGCGGGCACATTGCGCGCGAAGGACCCGGCCACGGTCGCCGAGCGGCGCTTGCAGTTCTTCGGCTTCGACCTGGACACCCCGGCCGACGCCGCCGCGGTCGACTTGGAGGAGGCGCTGGCGGCACTGGGGATCACGGGCGCGCAGATGCGGCACTGCGCCGACGCCGAGCAGGCGCAAGCCGCGATCACCGCGATCGAGCGAACCCGCAACGAACTCGACTACGACCTCGACGGCGCGGTGCTGCGACTGGCCGACCGTGATGCTTACGCGGCGGCCGGAACACGATCGAACTCCCCGCGCGGCGCGTTGGCGTTCAAGTTCGCCGCCGAGGAGAAGACCACCGTGCTGGCCGACGTGGTCTGGGACGTCGGCAAGACCGGCAAGATCGTCCCGGTCGCGTGGCTGGAGCCGGTGTTCGTGGGCGGCACGACAGTGACCAAAGCGACGCTGGCCAACCAAGAGGTGATCCGCGCCCGCGACATCAAAATCGGTGACACGGTCCTGGTGCGCCGCGCGGGCGACGTGATCCCGTTCGTGGCCGGCGTGCTCGACGCCTCCAAACGCACGGGCGAGGAACGGGAGATCGTGCCGCCCACCACCTGCCCCTCGTGCGCGCAGCCGGTGACCGAGCAGGGCAACAGCCGAGAACTGTTCTGCACCAACGCCTCCTGCCCCGCACAGACGGTGCGCAGGCTGATCCACTGGGCCTCGCGGGCGGCGGCCGACATCGACGCCATCGGACCGGTGTGGATCGAACGCCTGGCCGAGGCGGGCATCCTGGAGAGTCCCGCGGACTTCTACACGCTGACGAAGGAGCGCCTGCTCGAGTTCGACCGCATCGGCGAGGTCTCGGCCGGGCGCATGATCGACTCGATCGATGCCAGCCGCCGGGTCGGCCTGCGCCGCGCGCTGATCGGCCTGGCGATCCCGATGGCCTCCGACGGCACCGCCGCTCGCCTGGCCCGAGCGGGATTCGGCTCCCTGGAGGAGGTCGCCGACGCGGGCGAGGAACGGCTCGTGGCGGTGGAGGACATCGGACCGAAGGTCGCCGCCTCCTTGGTCGAGCATCTCACCCGCCTACGTCCGGAATTGGAGCGGCTGCGCGCCGCGGGTGTCAGTCTGGACGTGCGTGAGGAGGACCTGCCTCCGGTCGTCGCGGCGGGCGCACCCCTGGAAGGCAAGGCGGTGGTGATCACCGGCGCCATCAGCGACCCGCGCTCCGGCGAAAAGGTCGCCCGCCCGACATTCCAACGCCTGTGTGAAAAAGCGGGCGCTACTGTGGCGTCCTCTGTCTCGGCGAACACCGACCTGCTCGTCACCGGTGCGGGAGTCGGTGAGAGCAAGCTGGCCAAGGCGGAGAAGCTCGGCGTCGAAGTCGTCGGCCAGGGCGAGATCTGGAACTTACTGATCGCCGCCAACGTCGTCTAG
- a CDS encoding fumarate reductase subunit C: MTTTTPRLYRKPVPTFWWLQRRSYLLFVLRELSSVFVAWFVVYLLLLVDAVGSGSAEYQRFLSWSSGGWVVALNTIALLFVLLHTVTWFGLAPKAMVVRVRNRRVAPAVIVGAHYLLWGLLTALVLWVVLR; the protein is encoded by the coding sequence ATGACCACGACGACACCCCGGTTGTACCGGAAGCCGGTCCCCACGTTCTGGTGGCTCCAGCGCCGCTCGTACCTGCTCTTCGTGCTGCGCGAACTCAGCAGCGTGTTCGTCGCCTGGTTCGTGGTGTATCTGTTGCTTCTGGTCGACGCGGTCGGTTCGGGAAGCGCGGAGTACCAACGGTTTCTGAGCTGGAGCTCCGGCGGGTGGGTGGTCGCGCTCAACACGATCGCCCTGCTGTTCGTGCTGCTGCACACGGTCACCTGGTTCGGTCTCGCGCCGAAGGCGATGGTCGTGCGCGTACGGAACCGGCGCGTCGCACCGGCCGTGATCGTCGGGGCGCACTATCTGCTGTGGGGTCTGCTGACGGCGCTCGTGCTGTGGGTGGTGCTGCGATGA
- the frdA gene encoding fumarate reductase (quinol) flavoprotein subunit, translating to MTASHDVVIIGGGGAGLRAAIAIAEHNPQLSIAIVSKVYPMRSHTVSAEGGAAAVAGPGDSLDEHAHDTVSGSDWLCDQDAVEAFVEEAPRELLQLEHWGCPWSRRPDGRIAVRAFGGMTNNRTWFAADKTGFHMLHTLFQTALSYRDIVRYDEWFATTLLVDDGKVGGIVAIELATGRVETILASAVIVCTGGCGRVYPFTTNANINTGDGMALAYRAGAPLKDMEFVQYHPTGLPFTGILITEAARAEGGWLLNKDGYRYLQDYDLGTPSPKPVMRSMELGPRDRLSQAFVHELDKGRTIATPYGHVVHLDLRHLGADLIDTKLPFVRELCSKYQNIDPVRELIPVRPVVHYMMGGIHTDIHGATPLGGLYAVGEVACVSINGANRLGSNSLPELLVFGARAGRAAAEYASSATVRQTPAVLARGRAEQDRLERELTRHAEGSERIASIRTEMQETLETGAGIYRDGDSLTAAAEKVRELRDRFDSAHLDDRSRAFNTELVAFLELSCMLDVAECIVACALAREESRGAHQRTDFPARDDQRFLAHSLIQRQPDGSGRVSYLPVTITRWPPAERVYGR from the coding sequence ATGACCGCTTCGCACGATGTAGTGATCATTGGCGGTGGCGGCGCGGGCCTGCGTGCGGCCATCGCAATCGCGGAACACAACCCGCAGTTGAGTATCGCGATCGTTTCCAAGGTCTATCCGATGCGCAGCCACACCGTCTCCGCCGAGGGTGGCGCCGCCGCCGTCGCCGGTCCCGGCGACAGCCTCGACGAGCACGCGCACGACACGGTCTCCGGCAGCGATTGGCTCTGTGATCAGGACGCTGTCGAGGCCTTCGTCGAGGAAGCGCCGCGCGAGTTGCTCCAGCTCGAGCATTGGGGATGCCCATGGAGCCGCAGGCCGGACGGGCGCATCGCGGTGCGAGCGTTCGGAGGCATGACGAACAACCGCACCTGGTTCGCGGCCGACAAGACCGGTTTCCACATGCTGCACACGCTGTTCCAGACCGCGCTGTCGTATCGCGACATCGTCAGGTACGACGAGTGGTTCGCCACCACGCTGCTGGTCGACGACGGCAAGGTGGGCGGCATCGTAGCCATCGAACTGGCCACCGGACGCGTCGAAACCATCCTCGCCAGCGCTGTCATCGTGTGCACCGGCGGCTGCGGGCGGGTGTATCCGTTCACCACCAACGCCAATATCAACACCGGCGACGGTATGGCGTTGGCCTACCGGGCGGGCGCGCCGCTCAAGGACATGGAGTTCGTCCAGTACCACCCGACCGGCCTTCCGTTCACGGGCATCTTGATCACCGAGGCGGCGCGCGCGGAGGGCGGCTGGCTGCTCAACAAGGACGGTTATCGCTACCTGCAGGACTACGACCTCGGGACGCCATCACCGAAGCCGGTGATGCGCAGCATGGAACTCGGACCACGTGACCGGCTGTCGCAGGCCTTCGTGCACGAACTCGACAAAGGCCGGACCATCGCCACGCCGTACGGACACGTCGTCCACCTCGACCTACGCCACCTCGGTGCGGACCTCATCGACACGAAGCTGCCGTTCGTGCGCGAGCTGTGCTCGAAGTACCAGAACATCGACCCGGTCCGGGAGCTGATTCCGGTTCGCCCTGTCGTCCACTACATGATGGGCGGCATCCATACCGACATCCACGGCGCGACACCGCTCGGCGGCTTGTACGCGGTGGGTGAGGTCGCCTGCGTCAGCATCAACGGCGCCAACCGGCTCGGGTCGAACTCCCTGCCCGAGCTGCTGGTCTTCGGTGCGCGAGCCGGTCGTGCCGCCGCCGAGTACGCGAGCTCCGCCACAGTCCGCCAGACACCGGCGGTCTTGGCGCGCGGGCGCGCCGAACAGGACCGGCTGGAACGGGAATTGACCCGCCACGCCGAGGGCTCCGAACGCATCGCCTCCATCCGCACCGAGATGCAAGAGACGCTGGAGACCGGTGCCGGGATCTACCGGGACGGCGACTCCCTCACCGCGGCGGCCGAGAAGGTGCGCGAGCTTCGCGATCGGTTCGACAGCGCGCACCTCGATGATCGCAGCCGGGCGTTCAACACCGAACTGGTGGCCTTTCTGGAGCTGTCGTGCATGCTCGATGTGGCGGAATGCATCGTCGCCTGCGCGCTGGCACGAGAGGAATCCCGGGGCGCGCACCAACGGACCGATTTTCCCGCCAGGGACGACCAGCGGTTCCTGGCCCATTCGCTGATCCAACGGCAGCCGGACGGTTCGGGCCGCGTCTCGTACCTCCCGGTGACGATTACTCGGTGGCCTCCGGCCGAACGCGTATACGGGAGGTGA
- a CDS encoding glycosyltransferase family 9 protein has product MTGSILVLRALGLGDLLTVVPALRGLRDAYPDDRVVLAAPESLRDLVELVDAVDELLPTEGLGALRWPGAPPRLAVNLHGSGPESIRDLLATRPDILLSHRHPEFPDLPGPEWHDDMHEVDRWCRLLESARIDADPAALRLPAPRQPAPESNVVVIHPGAAFPARRWPAERFAHVARELAADGHRVVITGTRDEIPLANSVARQAGLPPSAVYAGRTDLAQLAALVAEAALVVCGDTGVGHLATAFGTPSVLLFGPTPPHRWGPPPAAKEHVALWAGDVGDPHADRPDPGLLTLRPEQVLTAAAGLLGEKVRHG; this is encoded by the coding sequence TTGACCGGCTCGATCCTCGTGCTTCGCGCACTGGGCCTCGGCGATCTGTTGACCGTCGTGCCCGCGCTGCGTGGATTGCGCGACGCGTACCCGGACGACCGCGTGGTGCTCGCCGCGCCGGAGTCCCTGCGCGATCTGGTCGAACTCGTCGACGCGGTCGACGAACTGCTGCCCACCGAGGGACTCGGTGCGCTCCGCTGGCCGGGTGCGCCGCCGAGGCTGGCGGTCAACCTGCACGGCAGCGGGCCGGAAAGCATCCGCGATCTGCTCGCGACGAGGCCGGACATCCTGCTGAGCCATCGTCATCCGGAGTTTCCCGACCTGCCCGGCCCCGAGTGGCACGACGACATGCACGAGGTGGATCGCTGGTGCCGGCTGCTGGAGTCCGCGCGGATAGACGCCGATCCCGCCGCGCTGCGGCTGCCCGCACCACGACAGCCCGCCCCCGAGTCGAACGTCGTCGTGATCCATCCCGGCGCGGCCTTTCCGGCGCGCCGCTGGCCCGCCGAACGTTTCGCGCACGTCGCGCGGGAACTCGCCGCCGACGGCCACCGCGTGGTGATCACGGGGACTCGGGACGAAATACCGTTGGCGAACTCGGTCGCCCGGCAGGCGGGCCTGCCGCCCTCGGCGGTGTACGCGGGACGCACCGATCTGGCGCAGCTCGCCGCACTGGTGGCCGAGGCGGCGCTCGTCGTGTGCGGCGACACCGGAGTCGGTCATCTCGCCACCGCCTTCGGCACACCGTCGGTCCTGCTGTTCGGCCCGACGCCGCCGCACCGGTGGGGGCCGCCGCCCGCCGCGAAAGAGCATGTCGCGCTGTGGGCCGGGGACGTCGGCGATCCGCACGCCGACCGGCCGGATCCCGGGCTGCTCACGCTGCGACCCGAACAGGTGCTGACGGCCGCGGCCGGACTGCTGGGAGAGAAGGTGCGCCATGGGTAA
- a CDS encoding HAD-IIIA family hydrolase, giving the protein MNAVDYSVVIPTMGRANLRSLLASLDAATGPKPREIVVVDDRPDGGELPLPETLSPVRVIRSGGHGPAAARNAGWQHATGEWIAFLDDDVLTAADWPARLADDLRDLDERTAASTARIEVPLPKHRRPTDEERGVARLATARWITADMAYRRSALVAVGGFDERFPRAFREDADLALRVCLAGYVVAHGQRVTRHPVRQSGPMASVRAQRGNADNALMRRKYGPRWRQRVGEDKGLLPRHALTTAAGVAAVALGIAGRKRAALASAALWATLTGEFAARRIAPGPRTPDEIGRMLLSSALIPPAACWHRLRGELRHRHVTHASPLALLFDRDDTLIVDVPYLGDPTKVRPVPGAVDALRMVRAAGIPLGIVSNQSGVARGLISHEQLAAVNSRVEELLGPFATWQVCVHGEGDGCACRKPEPGLIRRAAAELGVDIGRCVVIGDTGADVAAATTAGARAILVPTARTLPEEVHRARQEATVAQDLAEAVRLALAGVP; this is encoded by the coding sequence ATGAACGCCGTGGACTACAGCGTCGTGATTCCGACCATGGGCCGGGCGAATCTTCGGTCGCTTCTCGCGTCGCTCGACGCCGCGACCGGCCCGAAGCCGCGGGAGATCGTCGTCGTCGACGATCGGCCCGACGGCGGGGAACTACCGCTGCCCGAGACCCTGTCTCCGGTGCGGGTGATCCGCTCGGGTGGCCACGGACCCGCCGCGGCGCGGAACGCGGGATGGCAACACGCCACGGGTGAATGGATCGCCTTCCTGGACGACGACGTGCTCACCGCGGCGGACTGGCCAGCCCGCTTGGCCGACGACCTGCGCGACCTCGACGAGCGAACGGCGGCTTCCACGGCCCGCATCGAGGTTCCGCTGCCGAAGCACCGCCGACCGACCGACGAGGAACGGGGAGTCGCCCGTCTGGCCACCGCGCGGTGGATCACGGCGGACATGGCCTATCGCCGGTCCGCGCTGGTCGCGGTCGGCGGCTTCGACGAACGGTTCCCGAGGGCGTTCCGGGAGGACGCCGATCTGGCGCTGCGGGTCTGCCTCGCCGGGTACGTCGTCGCGCACGGACAGCGGGTCACTCGCCACCCGGTCCGCCAGTCGGGGCCCATGGCCAGTGTGCGAGCGCAACGCGGCAACGCCGACAACGCGTTGATGCGGCGAAAGTACGGCCCCCGATGGCGGCAGCGCGTCGGCGAGGACAAGGGTCTGCTGCCTCGCCACGCGCTCACCACGGCCGCGGGTGTGGCCGCCGTCGCGCTCGGCATCGCCGGACGCAAACGGGCCGCCCTGGCGTCGGCGGCGCTCTGGGCGACGCTGACCGGCGAATTCGCCGCGCGCCGGATCGCACCGGGGCCGCGCACGCCCGACGAGATCGGCCGAATGCTGTTGAGCAGCGCGCTGATTCCACCCGCCGCGTGCTGGCACCGGCTGCGCGGCGAGCTGCGCCACCGGCACGTGACCCACGCCTCGCCGCTCGCGCTGCTGTTCGACAGGGACGACACCCTCATCGTCGACGTCCCCTACCTCGGCGACCCCACCAAGGTCCGCCCGGTGCCCGGCGCCGTCGACGCGCTGCGGATGGTGCGGGCGGCGGGCATCCCGCTCGGCATCGTCAGCAACCAGTCCGGCGTCGCGCGGGGATTGATCAGCCACGAACAGCTGGCCGCGGTGAACTCCCGTGTCGAGGAATTGCTCGGACCGTTCGCGACCTGGCAGGTCTGTGTGCACGGCGAAGGCGACGGCTGCGCGTGCCGCAAACCCGAGCCCGGCCTGATCCGGCGGGCCGCGGCGGAGCTCGGCGTCGATATCGGCAGGTGCGTCGTCATCGGCGACACCGGCGCGGATGTCGCCGCCGCGACGACCGCGGGCGCGCGCGCGATCCTGGTGCCGACGGCGCGCACCCTTCCCGAAGAAGTGCACCGCGCGCGGCAGGAAGCGACCGTGGCGCAAGACCTGGCCGAGGCTGTTCGGCTGGCACTGGCGGGTGTGCCGTGA
- a CDS encoding succinate dehydrogenase/fumarate reductase iron-sulfur subunit, which translates to MADRITLQVARYRPDRDDEPVVQSYEVPLRKEWTVLDGLNYIKDYLDGTVSYRWSCRMGICGSCGMTVDGEPQLSCATFLTDYAPGPVRVEPLRNFPVIRDLVIEISDFMQKLTAVKPWLIREEHRPPEDGEYLQTPSEMDDYSKYSMCINCMLCYSACPVFALEPEFIGPAAIALAQRYNLDSRDEGAADRRDVLSSAEGVWSCTLVGECSTACPKGVDPAGAIQRYKLTAATQSVRDFLMPWRAR; encoded by the coding sequence ATGGCGGACCGGATAACCCTGCAGGTCGCGCGCTACCGACCTGATCGAGACGACGAACCTGTGGTGCAGTCGTACGAGGTGCCGCTGCGCAAGGAATGGACGGTGCTCGACGGTCTCAACTACATCAAGGACTACCTCGACGGAACGGTGTCCTATCGGTGGTCGTGCCGGATGGGTATCTGCGGTAGTTGCGGCATGACCGTCGACGGCGAGCCACAGCTGAGCTGCGCCACTTTCCTCACCGACTACGCGCCGGGGCCGGTGCGGGTCGAGCCCTTGCGCAACTTCCCCGTGATCCGGGATCTCGTCATCGAGATCAGCGACTTCATGCAGAAGCTGACCGCGGTCAAGCCTTGGCTGATCAGGGAGGAGCACCGGCCACCCGAGGACGGCGAGTACCTGCAAACACCGTCCGAGATGGACGACTACTCGAAATACAGCATGTGCATCAACTGCATGCTCTGCTACTCGGCCTGTCCCGTCTTCGCGCTCGAGCCCGAGTTCATCGGTCCGGCGGCGATCGCGCTGGCCCAGCGCTACAACCTCGACTCGCGTGACGAGGGAGCCGCGGATCGGCGGGACGTGCTCTCGTCCGCCGAGGGAGTATGGTCCTGCACCTTGGTCGGCGAGTGCTCCACCGCCTGCCCCAAGGGGGTCGACCCGGCCGGCGCGATCCAACGCTACAAACTGACCGCGGCCACACAATCGGTGCGCGATTTCCTCATGCCTTGGCGGGCACGATGA
- the frdD gene encoding fumarate reductase subunit FrdD has translation MTNKRSPEPLAWLLFSAGGMAAALLVPVLLFLFGLAFPLGWLPAPDHAYLLSVLRHPLTRLILFGLCVLALFHWAHRFRYTLAHGLRLERFSALIVAICYGAAVLGSGIAAYLLLRV, from the coding sequence ATGACGAACAAGAGATCCCCGGAACCGTTGGCGTGGTTGCTGTTCAGCGCGGGCGGGATGGCCGCCGCGCTGCTCGTACCGGTGCTGCTGTTCCTGTTCGGCCTCGCCTTTCCCCTGGGCTGGCTGCCCGCGCCGGACCACGCGTATCTGCTCTCGGTGTTGCGTCACCCTCTCACCCGGCTGATCCTTTTCGGCCTCTGCGTCCTGGCCTTGTTTCATTGGGCGCACCGCTTCCGGTACACGCTGGCGCACGGCTTGCGGCTCGAGCGGTTCAGCGCGTTGATCGTCGCGATCTGCTACGGCGCCGCCGTCCTCGGCTCGGGAATCGCCGCGTACTTGCTGCTGCGCGTCTGA
- a CDS encoding NADH:flavin oxidoreductase encodes MTITASETSRTAEILSRPVTLNGLTVPNRIVMAPMTRMFSPGGIPGDDVRSYYARRAAAGVGLIVTEGTYIGHESAGQSDRVPRFHGEEQLAGWAQVAADVHAAGGTIVPQLWHIGMVRNQGDAPYPDAPAIGPSGIRVDGTEGIGKAMTQSDLDEVIGAFAEAAADAERIGFDGVELHGAHGYLLDQFLWGRTNRRDDVYGGDPVARTRFAAEVVAAVRAAVSPGFPVIFRYSQWKQEAYDARLAETPQELEAILAPLAAAGVDAFHASTRRYWLPEFDDSDLNLAGWTKKLTGKPTITVGSVGLDGDFLRAFTGQGAELGSLDNLLDRLERDEFDLVAVGRALLQDPEWASKVLAGRVDELKPYDAAALRTLS; translated from the coding sequence GTGACCATCACCGCGTCCGAGACGTCCCGCACGGCCGAGATCCTGTCCCGGCCCGTCACGCTGAACGGCCTGACCGTCCCGAACCGCATCGTGATGGCGCCGATGACGCGCATGTTCTCCCCCGGCGGCATTCCGGGTGACGACGTGCGGTCGTACTACGCCCGGCGCGCCGCCGCCGGCGTTGGCCTGATCGTCACCGAGGGGACCTACATCGGCCACGAGTCGGCGGGGCAGAGCGATCGCGTGCCGCGGTTCCACGGCGAGGAGCAGTTGGCGGGGTGGGCGCAGGTCGCCGCGGACGTACACGCGGCGGGCGGCACGATCGTGCCGCAGCTGTGGCACATCGGCATGGTCCGCAACCAGGGCGACGCGCCCTACCCCGATGCGCCCGCCATCGGGCCCTCCGGTATTCGTGTCGACGGCACCGAGGGCATCGGTAAGGCGATGACCCAGAGCGACCTGGACGAGGTCATCGGCGCCTTCGCCGAGGCCGCAGCCGACGCCGAGCGCATCGGCTTCGACGGCGTCGAACTGCACGGTGCGCACGGCTATCTCCTCGACCAGTTCCTGTGGGGCCGGACGAACCGCCGTGACGACGTCTACGGCGGTGACCCCGTGGCCCGGACGAGGTTCGCGGCCGAGGTCGTCGCCGCGGTTCGTGCCGCCGTCTCGCCCGGCTTCCCGGTGATCTTCCGTTACTCGCAGTGGAAGCAGGAGGCCTACGACGCGCGACTCGCCGAGACCCCGCAGGAACTGGAGGCGATCCTGGCTCCGCTCGCCGCGGCGGGCGTGGACGCCTTCCACGCATCCACCCGTCGCTACTGGCTCCCGGAATTCGACGACTCGGACCTGAACCTCGCAGGCTGGACCAAGAAGCTCACCGGCAAGCCCACCATCACCGTCGGCTCGGTCGGCCTCGACGGCGACTTCCTCCGTGCGTTCACGGGCCAGGGCGCCGAGCTCGGCAGCCTCGACAATCTCCTCGATCGCTTGGAGCGCGACGAATTCGACTTGGTCGCCGTCGGTCGCGCCCTGCTTCAGGACCCGGAGTGGGCGTCGAAGGTCCTGGCGGGGCGGGTCGACGAGCTGAAGCCGTACGACGCGGCGGCACTGCGGACGCTCAGCTAG
- a CDS encoding MarR family winged helix-turn-helix transcriptional regulator, which produces MAEAPRVDTAQLMELLSLSLGTYYSDFTAAAASENLTASQARTLSVLRRGPVAMRALADTLACDASNVTGIINRLEKRGLVRREASASDRRVTNLVITPEGEQVTNTIRAKMCATRDGLDRLSDQDRDRLCALLEQVFVARLGTRSESSTSVAGR; this is translated from the coding sequence ATGGCAGAAGCTCCCCGCGTCGACACGGCCCAGCTCATGGAGCTGCTGTCGCTGTCGCTCGGCACCTACTACAGCGACTTCACAGCCGCGGCGGCGAGTGAGAACCTCACCGCGAGCCAGGCCAGGACGCTGAGCGTGCTGCGCCGGGGGCCCGTCGCGATGCGCGCCTTGGCCGACACCTTGGCCTGCGACGCCTCCAACGTGACCGGGATCATCAACCGGCTGGAGAAGCGTGGCCTCGTGCGCCGGGAGGCCAGCGCATCCGACCGGCGCGTCACCAATCTCGTCATCACGCCCGAGGGTGAACAGGTAACCAACACGATCCGGGCGAAAATGTGCGCCACCCGAGACGGCCTTGACAGGCTCAGCGACCAGGACCGGGACCGTCTGTGCGCACTGCTGGAACAGGTTTTCGTCGCCCGGCTCGGCACCCGGTCCGAATCGTCCACGTCGGTCGCCGGTCGATAG